In Zobellia roscoffensis, the following are encoded in one genomic region:
- a CDS encoding glycoside hydrolase family 127 protein: protein MKQATPANSNSPYTKLNSMNIGECQWTTGFWADKFELCTTAMVPYMGDVLCGDVGHALNNFKIAAGEKEGEHQGMFWHDGDFYKFMEAKIYVYAHTQDKELLKELEEYITVIGKAQESDGYLQTQIQLRDGVDRYENRKYHEMYNTGHLLITACIHHRVTGQSNFLDIAIKHANLLYTIFMPDTKHYGRFGFNQTQIMGLVELYRTTGNKKYLILAEKFIDNRGKYEVKHHATTEGYPIGDMVQERTPLRESNEAVGHAVLALYYYAGAADVYAETGEKALIDALDRLWENVTTKKMYVTGAVGQAHYGASANRDMIEEGFIDAYMMPNMTAYNETCANLCNAMFSYRMLNLHGEAKYADIVELVLYNSALSGISVTGKEYFYANPLRMLNNTRDYNAHENVTETPNREPYLSCFCCPPNLVRTIATVSEWAYSLAENGVTVNLYGANNLDTQLKDGSPIKIAQETEYPWQGKVKLIVKECKEDAFSISLRIPKWAKNSKLTLNGEEISNTLKPGSFTLIERNWKKGDTLVLNMPMEVDFIEGHPRIEEVRNQIAIKRGPIVYCIESPDLPENTDILDIYFNGNKKLEPKYEPNFLGGVTVLEGEILIRKDKGKGIYRTVQKPEWTPYKTQLVPYFAWSNRGQAEMTVFMPVVWKD, encoded by the coding sequence ATGAAACAAGCAACTCCGGCCAACTCAAACAGTCCGTATACGAAACTAAACAGCATGAACATTGGTGAATGCCAATGGACCACAGGCTTTTGGGCCGATAAATTTGAGCTTTGTACCACTGCCATGGTTCCCTATATGGGCGATGTTTTATGCGGAGATGTAGGACATGCCCTTAATAATTTTAAGATTGCTGCAGGTGAAAAAGAAGGTGAACATCAAGGTATGTTCTGGCATGATGGTGACTTCTATAAATTCATGGAAGCTAAAATTTATGTTTATGCACACACCCAGGATAAAGAGTTGCTTAAGGAATTAGAGGAATACATAACCGTCATAGGGAAGGCGCAAGAAAGTGACGGATATCTACAGACTCAAATTCAATTGAGAGATGGCGTAGACCGCTACGAAAATAGAAAGTACCACGAGATGTACAATACCGGCCATTTGCTAATTACTGCCTGCATACATCACAGGGTTACTGGACAAAGCAACTTTTTGGACATTGCCATTAAGCATGCAAATTTGTTGTACACCATTTTCATGCCTGATACAAAACATTACGGTCGTTTTGGTTTCAATCAAACGCAGATAATGGGCTTGGTAGAATTGTACCGTACTACAGGTAATAAAAAATATTTGATCCTTGCTGAAAAGTTTATTGATAATCGTGGTAAATACGAAGTGAAGCATCATGCCACAACGGAGGGCTACCCTATTGGTGACATGGTTCAGGAGCGCACACCTTTACGTGAGTCCAATGAAGCAGTTGGCCATGCCGTTCTTGCGCTATACTATTATGCCGGTGCTGCCGATGTATATGCAGAAACAGGTGAAAAAGCACTAATTGATGCCTTAGACCGTCTTTGGGAAAATGTGACGACCAAGAAAATGTATGTAACCGGTGCCGTGGGTCAAGCCCACTATGGAGCTTCTGCAAATAGAGATATGATTGAAGAGGGATTTATAGACGCCTATATGATGCCCAATATGACCGCCTATAATGAAACCTGTGCCAACCTTTGTAACGCCATGTTCAGCTATCGTATGCTGAACCTTCATGGCGAAGCCAAATATGCAGATATTGTTGAGTTGGTGCTTTACAACAGTGCCCTTTCTGGAATTAGCGTAACAGGCAAAGAGTACTTTTATGCGAACCCATTGCGGATGCTCAATAATACTAGAGATTATAACGCTCACGAAAATGTAACCGAAACTCCAAATAGAGAGCCTTATCTGAGTTGTTTCTGCTGCCCTCCTAACCTTGTGCGTACGATTGCTACGGTTTCGGAATGGGCTTATAGTCTTGCTGAAAATGGAGTAACCGTAAATCTATACGGTGCAAATAATCTAGACACCCAGTTAAAAGATGGTTCCCCTATTAAGATAGCACAAGAGACAGAATACCCGTGGCAAGGAAAGGTAAAACTGATTGTTAAGGAATGTAAGGAAGATGCTTTTTCAATTAGTCTGCGTATTCCTAAATGGGCAAAAAATTCAAAACTGACACTCAACGGAGAAGAAATATCTAATACTCTAAAACCAGGAAGCTTTACTTTAATTGAACGAAATTGGAAAAAAGGTGACACCCTCGTTTTAAATATGCCAATGGAAGTTGATTTTATTGAAGGTCACCCAAGAATTGAAGAAGTACGGAATCAAATTGCTATAAAACGTGGTCCTATAGTTTACTGTATTGAATCTCCAGATTTACCAGAGAATACAGACATTCTGGATATTTACTTCAACGGGAACAAAAAACTGGAACCAAAATATGAGCCTAATTTCTTAGGAGGCGTTACCGTTCTTGAAGGAGAAATTTTAATTAGAAAAGATAAAGGCAAAGGTATCTACAGAACCGTACAAAAACCTGAATGGACACCATACAAGACGCAACTTGTACCTTATTTTGCGTGGAGTAATCGCGGGCAGGCCGAAATGACGGTATTCATGCCTGTTGTTTGGAAGGATTAA
- a CDS encoding glycoside hydrolase family 127 protein, whose amino-acid sequence MKRTLALAGGLLLSIYSFAQEQGVMNNSRTPHMNLKTIDINDCRWTEGFWADKLKAAHEVMIPNLGRLMDDPEIIHAYSNFKVAAGLEEGEFRGWSFTDGDFYKYVEALAYEYAMTKDEKINQQMDEIIAVIAKAQRPDGYIHTKIQIGHGIAGFLHESAHPFKSDEKPYTNGPSHEFYNFGHLMTAACIHYRITGKKNFLDIAIKASDNIYDHFKEPSPELARIDWNPPHYMGLIEMYRTTGDKKYLELTETFVNMLGTAPKEALDHRGMDHSQRGTAVREESKAVGHAGHGNYLYAGVADLYAETGDQTLKDYLERIWTNVTTQKMYLTGATGPHHFGISDHAIVAEAYGKDYELPNIKAYNETCANIGNAMWNWRMFLMNGEGRFADIMELIFYNSAISGISLDGEHFFYTNPLRFIEGHPQNTKDEGKRGEFMSVFCCPPNIIRTIAKMHTYAYSTSEKGIWVNLYGSNVLDTDLADGTNIKLTQQSNYPWDGNIKITVDSKKKKEYAMMLRIPAWAENASIKVNGELVTQSPKAGSYAEINRKWKKGDVVEVELPMAPLLITADPNIEETRNQVAVKRGPIVYCLEGGDLESGTSINDIVVPTDIMLQPKYEANLLSGVTILEGEANVLPKADWSNQLYKPLVKPELKKTPIKMIPYFAWANRGVHDMSVWLPLQY is encoded by the coding sequence ATGAAAAGAACATTAGCACTTGCTGGCGGCTTACTACTATCTATTTACAGCTTTGCACAAGAACAAGGGGTCATGAACAATTCAAGGACCCCGCACATGAACCTTAAGACCATTGATATAAATGATTGCCGATGGACCGAAGGTTTTTGGGCCGATAAACTCAAAGCGGCCCATGAGGTAATGATTCCTAATTTGGGAAGATTGATGGATGATCCGGAAATCATTCATGCCTATTCCAACTTTAAAGTAGCTGCAGGTCTCGAAGAAGGTGAGTTTAGAGGATGGTCATTTACAGATGGTGATTTCTATAAATATGTTGAAGCCTTGGCATACGAATACGCCATGACCAAAGATGAAAAGATAAATCAGCAGATGGATGAAATCATCGCTGTAATTGCGAAAGCGCAACGTCCCGATGGTTACATTCATACTAAAATTCAAATCGGTCACGGTATTGCAGGTTTTCTTCATGAATCCGCACATCCATTTAAAAGTGACGAAAAACCCTATACCAACGGACCTTCTCACGAATTTTACAATTTCGGACACCTAATGACTGCTGCTTGTATCCATTATAGAATCACTGGTAAAAAGAACTTTCTTGATATAGCTATTAAAGCGAGTGATAATATCTATGACCATTTTAAAGAGCCATCTCCTGAGCTTGCCCGCATAGACTGGAACCCTCCGCATTATATGGGTCTGATAGAAATGTACCGCACCACTGGAGATAAAAAATACCTAGAGCTAACGGAGACTTTTGTAAATATGTTAGGTACTGCCCCAAAAGAAGCTTTGGACCACCGTGGTATGGACCATAGCCAAAGAGGTACTGCCGTTAGGGAAGAATCCAAAGCGGTGGGTCATGCCGGCCATGGCAACTATCTTTATGCAGGTGTAGCCGATTTATATGCGGAAACCGGTGACCAAACCCTAAAGGACTACTTGGAGCGAATTTGGACGAACGTCACAACTCAAAAAATGTATTTGACCGGAGCCACGGGTCCCCATCATTTTGGAATATCCGATCATGCAATTGTTGCCGAAGCTTACGGTAAAGATTATGAGTTGCCCAACATAAAAGCGTACAATGAAACCTGTGCCAACATTGGTAATGCCATGTGGAACTGGCGAATGTTTCTAATGAATGGTGAAGGGCGTTTCGCAGATATTATGGAACTGATTTTTTATAACAGTGCCATTTCAGGTATTTCTTTGGACGGCGAACATTTCTTTTACACCAACCCATTGCGTTTTATTGAAGGTCACCCGCAGAATACAAAGGATGAAGGCAAACGTGGTGAATTTATGTCGGTTTTTTGTTGCCCTCCAAACATCATCCGTACTATTGCCAAAATGCATACCTATGCCTATAGCACTTCAGAAAAAGGGATTTGGGTAAATCTGTACGGAAGCAATGTACTTGATACCGATTTAGCAGATGGAACCAACATCAAACTAACCCAACAAAGCAACTATCCTTGGGACGGAAATATTAAAATTACTGTAGATTCCAAAAAGAAAAAAGAATATGCAATGATGTTACGTATTCCTGCGTGGGCGGAGAATGCTAGTATTAAAGTAAACGGAGAACTGGTAACTCAATCTCCAAAAGCTGGGTCTTACGCTGAAATAAACCGCAAGTGGAAAAAAGGAGATGTGGTAGAAGTTGAATTGCCAATGGCTCCTCTTTTAATAACTGCAGACCCAAATATTGAAGAGACCAGAAACCAAGTTGCCGTAAAACGTGGTCCTATTGTATACTGTTTAGAAGGTGGAGATTTAGAGTCCGGAACCAGTATAAACGATATTGTAGTTCCAACGGATATTATGCTTCAACCAAAATACGAAGCCAATCTTTTGTCCGGTGTTACCATATTAGAAGGTGAAGCCAACGTATTACCCAAAGCAGATTGGTCCAACCAATTGTATAAGCCATTGGTAAAACCTGAGCTAAAGAAAACTCCAATTAAGATGATACCTTATTTTGCTTGGGCCAATAGAGGCGTTCATGACATGTCTGTTTGGTTGCCGTTGCAATATTAA
- a CDS encoding glycoside hydrolase family 127 protein, whose product MKKSILIVFSLLFFSVGNAQQQGIINNSQSKHVKLKSINIEDCQWTDGFWADKFKVAEETMVPYMGELLTGDTGHALNNFKIAAGLKEGKHQGMKWHDGDFYKWMEASIYIYAQNKDPKILSDLDSYIEIIAKAQEEDGYIHTKVQIEDDMFRFGNRQHHEMYNFGHLYTSACIHHRVTGKKNFLDLAIKNANFLYDTFISEPDHLKRFGFNQTQIMGLVELYRTTKDKKYLELAELFINMRGKYKVEPDETANFKFIGDMTQERTPLRKAQTAEGHAVLALYFYAGAADVAAETGEQELIDALDRLWDNVVNKKMYVTGACGQTHHGASSNVDMIHEGFISEYMMPNLSAYNETCANVCNSMFNYRMLGLHGESKYADIMELVLFNSALSGISIEGKDYFYANPLRVSHKGHDPGNDTEFDVRQPYIPCFCCPPNLVRTIAKMSNWAYSLSENGISVNLYGGNKLTTDLLDGSKIQLKQETQYPWKGKVDITVEKAKKEAFDILLRIPEWAAGSKILVNGESSNTEIVTGTYATINRKWKKGDVITLDMPMDVKLLEGNALIEEVRNQVAVKRGPVVYCVETPDLPENTDILDVYLPINSSLTATFNPDLLGGVSTITGNLKLRKDTKEGMYTEVTKPTWETSEVQFVPYFSWANRGASEMSVWLPVVWE is encoded by the coding sequence ATGAAAAAATCCATACTTATAGTCTTTAGTCTTTTATTTTTCAGCGTTGGTAATGCCCAACAACAAGGAATAATTAATAATAGCCAGAGTAAGCATGTAAAGCTAAAAAGCATAAACATAGAAGATTGCCAATGGACAGATGGCTTTTGGGCCGATAAGTTCAAAGTAGCTGAAGAAACCATGGTTCCCTACATGGGAGAACTATTAACAGGTGACACGGGACATGCCTTAAACAACTTTAAAATAGCTGCTGGTCTTAAAGAAGGAAAGCACCAAGGCATGAAATGGCATGATGGTGATTTTTATAAATGGATGGAAGCTTCCATTTACATTTACGCCCAAAACAAGGACCCGAAAATACTATCAGACTTAGATAGTTACATCGAAATAATTGCAAAAGCACAAGAAGAAGACGGATATATTCACACAAAAGTGCAAATTGAAGATGATATGTTTCGCTTTGGAAACAGACAACATCACGAGATGTACAACTTCGGACATCTGTATACTAGTGCATGTATCCACCACCGGGTTACGGGTAAGAAAAACTTTTTAGACCTTGCCATTAAAAATGCGAACTTCCTATATGACACCTTCATATCAGAACCAGACCATTTAAAAAGGTTTGGCTTCAATCAAACCCAAATTATGGGACTTGTTGAGTTGTACCGTACCACTAAAGACAAAAAATATTTAGAGTTAGCGGAACTATTCATAAATATGAGGGGTAAATACAAAGTAGAGCCAGATGAAACGGCAAATTTCAAGTTCATTGGCGATATGACACAAGAAAGAACACCCTTAAGAAAAGCACAGACCGCTGAAGGGCATGCCGTATTAGCACTATATTTTTATGCTGGTGCTGCTGATGTAGCTGCAGAAACTGGTGAACAGGAATTGATAGACGCTTTAGACCGACTTTGGGACAATGTGGTGAACAAAAAAATGTATGTTACCGGAGCCTGTGGGCAAACGCACCACGGAGCCTCTTCTAATGTAGACATGATACACGAAGGTTTTATTAGCGAGTACATGATGCCTAATTTAAGTGCCTATAATGAAACTTGTGCCAATGTCTGTAACTCCATGTTCAATTACCGTATGTTAGGCTTACATGGAGAATCAAAATATGCAGATATCATGGAATTGGTTCTATTTAATAGTGCTTTGTCCGGTATTAGTATTGAAGGAAAAGATTACTTCTATGCCAACCCGTTACGTGTAAGCCATAAAGGTCATGACCCAGGCAATGATACAGAGTTTGATGTTCGTCAGCCGTATATTCCTTGTTTTTGTTGCCCTCCAAACTTGGTGCGTACAATAGCAAAAATGTCTAATTGGGCCTATAGTTTATCTGAAAACGGAATTTCTGTTAATCTATACGGTGGAAATAAATTAACAACAGACTTACTTGATGGCTCTAAAATTCAGCTAAAACAAGAAACCCAATACCCATGGAAAGGTAAAGTAGATATTACCGTTGAAAAAGCCAAAAAAGAGGCTTTCGATATTTTATTACGTATTCCAGAATGGGCAGCTGGTTCCAAAATATTGGTAAATGGTGAAAGTAGCAATACAGAGATAGTTACCGGTACTTATGCCACTATCAATAGAAAATGGAAAAAAGGCGATGTCATTACTTTAGACATGCCTATGGATGTAAAGCTATTGGAAGGTAACGCTCTTATAGAAGAAGTCCGTAATCAAGTAGCTGTAAAAAGAGGCCCTGTTGTTTATTGTGTAGAAACTCCGGACCTACCTGAAAACACAGATATTTTAGATGTATATCTTCCTATTAACTCTAGTCTTACAGCAACTTTCAATCCGGATTTATTGGGTGGCGTTTCTACCATTACAGGAAATCTAAAACTAAGAAAAGACACCAAAGAAGGCATGTACACAGAGGTTACCAAACCTACATGGGAAACTAGCGAAGTACAATTTGTTCCGTATTTTTCATGGGCAAACAGAGGAGCTAGTGAAATGAGTGTTTGGTTGCCTGTTGTTTGGGAATAA
- a CDS encoding sulfatase, which translates to MKKSLTIILLSFLAFSCKNEAPVVKKNKRKPNILFIAIDDLRPELGSYGSMIAQSPNLDKLASEGLQFNRAYCQQAICGPSRASVLTGLRPETSGIYHNYLKIRELHPDVVTLPQHFKNNGYESVYYGKIFHHGDLDDSLSWSRVPDPQPKSVVGFALPENQQIREETRKEMFTKYGDVAKYGLAMGPAYESADVPDNTYSDGYNTDLAVADIKKMAKDSDKPFFLGMGFHKPHLNWVAPKKYWDLYDETKIPMASDSIPPENGAAMGLHPSFELRVRSGIPKKGKLDPKLSKTLKHAYLACISYVDAQIGRAITALEDAGIRDNTIIIVWSDHGYHLGDMGIWGKATNYEIATRVPLMIWTPDMPETKRGAQTDALVELIDIYPALCELAQIEKPEHIEGLSFVPLLKNPKQKWKTAVFSQFPSPALREWGSYPLRPAMRETYFGQLIEEVETKIKSQQKEKWNRDLFENKLMGYAMRTEQYRFIVWKDQTQPQATPLYYELYDHKNDPDETTNIALENSELVAQLLSQFNEAKYSHQ; encoded by the coding sequence ATGAAAAAGAGTTTAACTATAATATTGCTTTCGTTTCTTGCTTTTAGTTGCAAAAACGAAGCTCCCGTTGTAAAAAAGAATAAACGCAAACCCAACATCCTATTCATTGCCATAGATGACCTTAGGCCTGAACTAGGGTCCTATGGTTCTATGATAGCGCAAAGTCCTAACCTAGATAAATTGGCAAGTGAAGGACTTCAGTTTAACAGAGCCTATTGTCAACAGGCAATTTGTGGTCCATCCCGGGCTAGTGTTTTAACCGGACTTAGACCAGAAACCAGTGGTATTTATCACAACTATTTAAAAATCCGAGAACTCCACCCTGATGTTGTTACCCTACCTCAGCATTTTAAAAACAACGGATATGAATCCGTTTATTACGGTAAAATATTCCATCACGGAGACTTAGACGATTCTTTATCATGGAGTAGAGTGCCAGACCCACAACCTAAATCCGTTGTGGGCTTTGCCCTTCCCGAAAACCAGCAAATACGGGAAGAAACCCGTAAGGAAATGTTCACCAAATATGGTGATGTTGCTAAATATGGCCTAGCCATGGGGCCTGCATACGAATCTGCAGATGTTCCTGATAATACTTATAGTGACGGTTATAATACGGATTTGGCAGTTGCCGACATCAAAAAGATGGCCAAAGACAGTGATAAACCTTTTTTTTTAGGCATGGGTTTTCATAAGCCTCATTTAAATTGGGTAGCCCCAAAAAAATACTGGGATTTATACGATGAAACAAAAATACCAATGGCATCCGATAGTATACCTCCAGAAAATGGTGCCGCAATGGGACTACACCCCTCGTTTGAGTTGCGCGTTCGCTCTGGTATTCCTAAAAAAGGTAAACTTGACCCAAAACTTTCCAAAACCTTAAAACATGCCTATCTGGCTTGCATTAGCTATGTTGACGCTCAAATAGGCCGTGCCATTACAGCTTTGGAAGATGCTGGAATACGTGACAATACCATTATTATTGTTTGGAGTGATCATGGATATCATCTTGGCGATATGGGCATTTGGGGGAAAGCCACCAATTACGAAATCGCAACGAGAGTCCCTTTAATGATATGGACTCCGGATATGCCCGAAACAAAAAGAGGAGCTCAAACAGATGCCTTAGTGGAATTGATTGACATTTACCCCGCGCTATGCGAACTCGCCCAAATTGAAAAACCAGAACATATTGAAGGCCTAAGTTTTGTTCCTCTTCTAAAGAATCCGAAACAAAAATGGAAAACAGCGGTATTCAGTCAATTTCCATCCCCGGCTTTACGAGAATGGGGTTCTTACCCATTACGGCCAGCTATGAGAGAAACCTATTTTGGCCAGTTAATTGAAGAGGTTGAAACAAAAATTAAATCGCAGCAAAAAGAAAAATGGAATAGAGATCTATTTGAAAATAAATTAATGGGATACGCCATGCGAACGGAACAATACCGCTTTATTGTTTGGAAAGACCAAACACAGCCACAAGCTACTCCTCTATACTATGAACTCTATGACCATAAAAACGATCCTGACGAAACAACAAATATTGCACTAGAAAATTCTGAATTAGTAGCTCAATTATTATCGCAGTTTAACGAAGCAAAATATAGTCATCAATAA
- a CDS encoding sulfatase-like hydrolase/transferase, whose product MKIKSSNLKQLLYAAFLSIFTMGIAQETRPNILVVLCDDLGYSDVGFNGSTDIITPELDKLASNGSIFTSAYVAHPFCGPSRSAILTGRYPHLTGTAYNLFHNSSKDDEDNMGVPLEETYMANVLQNAGYYTSAIGKWHLGSAPKFHPNKRGFDNFYGFLGGGHHYFPSEYNKTYNSQMKAGNENIRDYVFPMEHNGKPANETEYITDGFSREASKDIKIAASKKQPFFIYLAYNAPHVPLQAKAEDMAKFSNIEDKDRRTYAAMVYAVDRGVGNIVKTLKETNQLDNTLIVFLSDNGGNFDHGANNYPLKGTKGDTWEGGYRVPMFFHWPKKIKKDQRFEFPVSALDLYPTFTELAKAKLPEGKKLDGKNIINDVLKNTEPYKNDLIYSLRYREGYNDVGARLGDWKITRMGNEPWRLHNITQDIGEKKNLAGRYPERLKDMIARTQEWTKSFVKPLWVYSVKDKELWDSGRMPAYDETFEIEKLVDNPYHK is encoded by the coding sequence ATGAAAATTAAATCTTCTAATCTTAAACAGCTTCTATACGCAGCTTTTCTCTCTATTTTTACAATGGGTATAGCCCAAGAAACCCGTCCAAATATTCTTGTAGTTTTATGTGATGACCTTGGTTATTCAGATGTTGGTTTTAACGGATCAACAGATATTATCACTCCTGAATTAGATAAACTGGCAAGTAACGGCTCCATTTTCACATCGGCGTATGTTGCGCATCCTTTTTGCGGACCAAGTAGGTCTGCTATTCTTACCGGACGATATCCACATTTAACCGGTACCGCGTACAACTTATTTCATAATAGTAGTAAAGATGATGAAGATAACATGGGTGTTCCCTTAGAAGAAACGTACATGGCCAACGTATTACAAAATGCAGGTTACTATACCAGTGCCATCGGGAAATGGCATTTGGGTTCTGCTCCTAAATTTCATCCGAATAAAAGAGGATTTGATAACTTTTATGGCTTTCTAGGCGGAGGGCATCATTACTTTCCAAGTGAATATAACAAGACCTATAATTCACAGATGAAAGCTGGTAACGAGAATATAAGAGATTATGTTTTTCCGATGGAACATAATGGGAAACCTGCCAACGAAACCGAATACATAACCGATGGTTTTTCCCGTGAAGCTAGTAAGGATATAAAAATTGCTGCTAGCAAAAAGCAACCTTTCTTTATCTATTTGGCATACAATGCACCACACGTTCCGCTTCAAGCGAAAGCTGAAGACATGGCCAAATTTTCAAACATAGAAGACAAAGACCGAAGAACCTATGCCGCCATGGTTTATGCGGTTGACCGCGGTGTTGGTAACATCGTAAAAACTCTAAAAGAAACCAATCAACTTGATAATACATTGATTGTTTTTCTAAGCGATAACGGGGGGAACTTTGACCATGGAGCTAATAATTATCCCTTAAAAGGAACAAAAGGAGATACTTGGGAAGGCGGTTACCGTGTACCTATGTTTTTTCATTGGCCTAAAAAAATCAAAAAGGATCAACGCTTTGAATTCCCTGTTTCCGCATTGGACCTCTACCCTACTTTTACAGAGCTTGCCAAAGCTAAACTTCCAGAAGGAAAAAAACTGGATGGAAAGAATATCATAAACGACGTATTGAAAAATACAGAGCCTTATAAAAACGATTTAATTTATTCTCTGCGCTACCGTGAAGGTTATAATGATGTTGGAGCCCGACTTGGCGATTGGAAAATAACCAGAATGGGTAATGAACCGTGGAGACTTCACAATATAACACAAGACATAGGTGAAAAGAAAAACCTTGCTGGCCGTTATCCAGAACGTTTAAAGGATATGATAGCTAGAACACAAGAGTGGACCAAAAGCTTTGTAAAGCCTTTATGGGTTTATTCTGTAAAAGACAAAGAATTGTGGGACAGCGGTCGCATGCCGGCTTATGATGAAACTTTTGAAATAGAGAAGTTGGTAGACAATCCCTATCACAAATAA
- the rny gene encoding ribonuclease Y: protein MDSATLIIAGIVGLAIGFAIAKFLEKGKASKTLSNAKTEANSIISSAKTEGENIKKDKIFQAKEKFLELKAEHEKVIINKDKKIGEAEKRTRDKESQVSNELAKSKKLNTQLDSKLKEVSHKEEFLEKKQSELEKLHKNQVQQLEVISGLSADDAKGQLMESLKETAKTDAMAYIQTTVEEAKLTAQQEAKKIVINTIQRIGTEEAVENCVSVFNLESDDVKGRIIGREGRNIRALESATGVEIIVDDTPEAIILSCFDSVRREVARLSLHKLVTDGRIHPARIEEIVKKTEKQIEQEIVEVGKRTVIDLGIHGLHPELVRAVGRMKYRSSYGQNLLQHSREVAKLCGVMAAELGLNPKLAKRAGLLHDIGKVPNTEAEVETPHAILGMQWAEKYGEKPDVCNAIGAHHDEIEMKTLISPIVQVCDAISGARPGARRQVLDSYIQRLKDLEEVAFSFGGVQKAYAIQAGRELRVIVESEKVNDEKAAQLSFEISQKIQTDMTYPGQVKVTVIRETRSVNVAK, encoded by the coding sequence ATGGATAGTGCAACACTTATAATAGCCGGAATAGTCGGCCTTGCGATTGGATTTGCCATCGCAAAATTTTTGGAAAAGGGAAAAGCGTCAAAAACGCTTTCTAATGCCAAAACTGAAGCAAATTCAATAATTAGTTCCGCTAAGACCGAAGGCGAAAATATTAAGAAGGACAAGATTTTTCAGGCCAAAGAGAAGTTTTTAGAGTTAAAGGCAGAGCACGAAAAAGTTATTATTAACAAAGACAAGAAAATTGGTGAGGCCGAAAAACGCACTCGTGATAAAGAGTCTCAAGTTAGTAATGAATTAGCTAAAAGCAAAAAACTCAACACTCAGCTTGATAGCAAATTAAAGGAAGTTTCCCATAAAGAGGAGTTTCTTGAAAAAAAGCAAAGCGAACTAGAAAAGCTTCATAAGAATCAAGTACAACAGTTGGAGGTAATCTCGGGACTTTCTGCAGATGATGCAAAAGGTCAGTTAATGGAGTCTCTAAAAGAGACTGCAAAAACAGATGCCATGGCCTACATTCAAACAACGGTGGAAGAGGCTAAACTAACTGCTCAGCAAGAAGCTAAGAAAATCGTTATAAACACCATTCAACGTATAGGAACGGAGGAAGCAGTGGAAAATTGTGTGTCTGTTTTCAACCTAGAATCGGATGATGTTAAGGGTAGGATTATTGGTAGAGAAGGTAGAAACATCCGTGCATTAGAATCTGCTACGGGTGTTGAAATTATAGTTGATGATACTCCGGAAGCTATTATTCTTTCTTGTTTTGATTCAGTTCGTCGTGAGGTAGCAAGACTATCTTTACACAAGTTGGTAACGGATGGTAGAATTCACCCGGCACGTATTGAAGAGATTGTTAAGAAGACAGAGAAGCAGATAGAGCAAGAAATTGTTGAGGTAGGTAAGCGTACTGTAATCGATTTAGGTATTCATGGTTTACATCCGGAATTGGTTCGTGCTGTAGGTAGAATGAAATATCGTTCTTCTTACGGACAGAACTTATTACAACACTCTAGAGAAGTTGCTAAATTATGTGGTGTAATGGCTGCGGAACTTGGGTTGAATCCTAAGTTGGCAAAACGTGCGGGTCTTTTACATGATATTGGTAAAGTGCCAAATACGGAAGCAGAGGTTGAAACTCCACATGCTATTTTAGGTATGCAGTGGGCAGAGAAGTATGGCGAGAAACCGGACGTATGTAATGCTATAGGCGCTCACCATGATGAAATTGAAATGAAGACACTTATCTCACCGATCGTTCAGGTTTGTGATGCTATTAGTGGTGCAAGACCAGGAGCACGTAGACAAGTGTTGGATTCGTACATTCAACGTTTAAAAGACTTGGAAGAAGTAGCTTTCAGTTTTGGAGGTGTTCAAAAGGCTTATGCTATTCAAGCAGGTCGTGAACTAAGGGTAATAGTTGAAAGCGAAAAAGTGAATGACGAGAAAGCAGCACAGTTGTCTTTTGAGATTTCACAAAAAATACAAACAGATATGACATATCCTGGGCAAGTAAAGGTTACCGTAATTAGGGAAACCCGTTCAGTAAACGTAGCGAAATAA